TGTGCGGGCCCATGACCTGCACGTAGCGCTGGCGGATGTTCGCACCGGTGGTGGTCTTGGACTTGACCGAGATCTCTTCCGGGTTGTTCAGGTACTGCTTGGACATGCGGCGGATCTGACCGGGCATGGTCGCGGAGAAGAGGGCGACCTGACGGTCCTCCGGGGTCTCCTGGAAGATCTTCTCGACGTCTTCGGCGAAGCCCATGCGGAGCATCTCGTCAGCCTCGTCGAGGACCAGGTACTGCAGCTCGGAGAGGTCCAGGGAACCCTTTTCGAGGTGGTCGATCACACGACCGGGGGTGCCCACGACCACCTGTGCGCCACGGCGCAGACCGGCCAGCTGGGGGCCGTACGCGGACCCGCCGTAGACGGGAAGGACGGTGAAGTCGTCGATGTGCTTGGCGTACGAGGTGAAGGCCTCGGCCACCTGGAGCGCGAGCTCACGGGTGGGTGCCAGGACCAGGGCCTGGGTCTTGCGGGACGGGCCGTTGGTGTCATGCAGCTCGGCCATACGGGACAGGGCCGGGATGGCGAACGCGGCGGTCTTGCCGGTGCCGGTCTGGGCCAGGCCCACGACGTCGCGGCCTTCCAGCAGGAGCGGGATGGTGGCGGCCTGGATGGGGGACGGCTTCTCGTAGCCGACGTCCTTCAGGGCGGCCAGCACACGGCCGTCGATGCCGAGGTCGGTGAACTTGATGGCGCCGTCGTCGTCGCCCTCGGGGGCGACCGTGTCGGCGTCGGCCGGAGCCGCGTCCACGGCCTGAGCGGCGGTGGTCTCTTCGGGGGCCTGGACGGTCTCGTTCTCGACGGTCTCGGCGGAGTTGTTCTCAGTCAGATTGTTTTCGGGCACGGTGGAGGAACCTCATTCATTCCAGCCGGGCGGGCACACACACAGTCAGGGGCGGCCGCCAGTACGGGCATCGGAGCCGGTTGACCCGATGCTCGGAAACCCAGCGCTCTTGCAATCCCATGGCCAGGCATCCCACTGCATCCCTGTCGCTCTCTCAGCGAGTTCTGCGCAGTGCTTTCTTCCGAGCCTCTACGTGCTCAGCCGGCCGTTCCATGAATTGCCCACACACCCTGTGGACCCCTTGTTCAACCTGTCCTGCCTCAAAAATTGGGCAGGATAAATGGAAAACCGGATTGGGGGATGTCTCCATCATACGGGACGCCCCGGGCCCTGCGCCACACGACGGCGGCAGCTCGCGGTGTTAGCTTGGCCACAGAGGGGGCGCGACGCCGTCGTCGGCGCAGTGATCCGGTGCAGCGATCCGGCATAGGGAGCCGGCGCAGAAGTCAGCGGTGCAACTCAGCGGCCGAGGCGCTTCTCCAGCTTCTCGAACTTCACGTGATACTCGTCCTGCAGCACGATGTGGCCGTCCGCCTCGGCGTCCCGCAAGGCATCGACCATCTCGAGGGTCGGCTCGCTGAACCACTGCCCCACGGTGATGCCGTGGTCCGGGACATACACCCGGTGGACATGGTCGCCCTCGCGGATGTCGCCGGTCTTGATGACCCGCAGATAGCAGCCCACCCGGCCCTCCTGCGTGAAACGGCGGACCCAGGCCGCCTCCTCCACGCGGCGCTGGAAAGTGGCGCATGGGACGCGCGGCGAGGTCACTTCGAGTTCGACGTCGGTCCCGATCCTCCAGCGTTCCCCGATCACGGCCTGCGTGGTGGCGATGCCCGCGAGGCGCAGGTTCTCGCCGAAGTAACCGGCAGGGACGTCCCGGCCGAGCTCAGCGGCCCAGTGGTCCGCGTCCTCCTGGGAGTACGCGTAGACCGCCTGATCGAACCCGCCGTGGTTGGCGCGGTCCGCCTGGACGTCGCCGTGGAGGCCCAGCCGGTGGACCGTGACGGGACCCTCAACGGGTCGCTTGTCGATGGCGGTGACCCCCACCCGGCCCTCGGGGTCGGGACGGAGTTCGTGGACGCGGCACACGGCCAGCACGGTTCCGGGATGCATGCGACCAGCCTACTAAAGCCCACATCACCCGGGAACGGGCCGGTTCGACTCGCAGCCCACGGGAGTCCGGACTACCGTGAGGCCATGGACTCCGCCTACCGTTTCTCCACGCTGCTCGATGACATGGACCGCGAACAGGTGCACCGCTGGCTCAGCGAACAGGCCTACTGGGCGCAGGGACGGCCGCGGCCGAGGCAGGACGCCGCCATGGACTCCTCCCGGAACTACGGGGTGTTCGACCGGTCCACGGGCCGGCAGGTGGCCTACGCCCGGGTGGTCACCGATGGAGTGACCTTCGCGTGGCTCTGCGATGTCTTCGTGGATCCCGCGGTCCGCGGCCAGGGCGTCGGCAAGGACCTGATCGGCGGAGTGATCGCCGACCTCGAGCCGCTGGGCCTGCGGCGCGTGCTCCTGGCGACCGCCGATGCGCACGGGCTCTATGAGCAGTACGGCTTCGGGCCGCTGGGCGATCCCTCCCGCTTCATGGTGAAGCTCTGACCCGGCCTGCGCCCTACGGCTCGAAGCGGTAGCCCATCCCGGCTTCGGTGATGAGGTGCCGGGGCGTGGCCGGATCCTTCTCCAGCTTGCGGCGCAACTGGTTCAGGTAGACGCGGAGGTACTGCGTCTCCTTGGCATACGCCGGCCCCCACACCTGCAGGAGCAACTGCTGCTGGCTGACCAGCCGGCCCTGATTCCGCACCAGGATCTCGAGGATGCTCCATTCCGTGGGCGTCAGCCGCACCTCGGCCCCCTCCCGGGTGACCTTCCGCGCGGCCAGGTCCACCGTGAAATCCGCGCCTTGGACCTGCGGGATCTCCTGCACGACGGCGGAGCGCCGGGTCGCGGCCCTCAGCCTCGCCATGAGCTCTTCGATACCGAAGGGTTTGGTCACGTAGTCGTCGGCCCCGGCGTCGAGCGCGGCCACCTTGTCCTGCGACCCGTGCCGCGCCGACAGCACGATGACCGGCACCAGGCTCCACTGCCGGAGCCAGCGGATGAAATCCACGCCGTCCTCATCGGGCAGTCCCAGATCCAGGATGACCACCTCGGGCTGCTCGTCGGCGGCGAGCCGTCGGGCCACGGCGGCATTCGGCGCCAGCAGCGGCTGGTAGCCATGCGCCTTGAAGTTCAGCTGGAGCGCCCGGGCGATCCCGGACTCGTCCTCCACCACCAGGACCTTCGTCATGGCCGCCCCTCCGTCGACGGTGCGTTCATGGCTGCCGGACCCGGACCCATTTCGCCCGGGTCCGCCCTGCCCGGCCCCGCGGACAACGGCAGCGTCAGGACCATCGTCAGGCCTCCACCGGGAGTCTCCTCCGCGTGAAGCCGGCCGCCCATGGCCAGGGTGAAGCCACGGGCCACCGCGAGCCCCAGTCCGACGCCCCGGACCCCGCCCTGCGAGGAATCGTGGAGGCTCTGGAAGGGCCGGAACAGCTCCTCCTGGCGTTCCAGGTCCAGGCCCGGGCCATGGTCCGCCAGCCTCAGTTCCGCCGCGGGCCGCCCGCACAGCACCACGCCCTCCCGGGCCGTGAGCGTGATCCGGGACCCCCGCCCGTGCCGGACCGCGTTCTCCACGACGTTCGCCACCACCCGCTCCAGCATGCCGGGGTCCGCTTCCACGGGCGGCCGTCCGTCGACGTCCAGCGTCACCAGCCCGGCCGGGACACCCTGCAGCGCCGAACCCATCACCTGGATCCAGCGCACGGGCTGCAGCAGCGGCGCGGCCGATTCGCCCGTGAGCCGGGACATGTCCAGCAGGTTGGCCACGAGGGACGACAGCCGGTCCGTGTAATCCTCCACGGAGGCCAGGAGCTCCGCCCGTTCTTCCGCGCTGAATTCGATGCCCGGCTGCCGCAGCGTGGCCACATTGAGCTTGATGGCCGCGATGGGCGTCCGCAGATCGTGGGAGACGGCCTGGAGGATGGCCGTGCGCATCACGTTGCCCTCGCTGAGCTTCGCGTTCTCCTGCTGGCTCACCACGAGTTCCTGCCGCTCCCGCACGGCCACCACCAGGGCTACGAACGCCCCGAGCAGGTGCTGCTGCCGGGCGTCCAGTTCGGCTCCGCCCACCAGGAGCCGGTACTGGTCCCCGACGGCGACGGCGGCCTCCGCTGCCGCCGACCGCGCCGGCGCCTCGGGCGACGTGCTGGCGAGCAGGCGTTCCACCTGCGCGCCCTGCGGCCACGCGCCGTCGTCCTCCACGGAGAGCAGGGAGACCGGGCGGCCGTCCAGCGTTTCGCTCAGGCGGTGCAGGAACGACTCGAGGGAGTCGTCCGAGCCGAGGATGCGCAGGGCCAGGCCATTGAGGAGGGAGGCTTCGTCGCGGGCCTGCTCGGCCTGGATGGCGCGGCGGCCGGCCAGGCCGACCGCGAGCGCCATGGAGCACGCCACCACCAGGAAGATCACTACGGTGACGGCGGCCTTCGGATCGACCATGTGGAAGGACCCGATGGGCTGAGTGGAGAAGAGATTGAGCAGCAGGGTCGCGACCACTGAGGCCAGGACGGCCGGCCAGAGCCCGCCGAGCGCAGCCACCAGGACCGCCACCGCCAGGTGCAGGAGCATGACCACCGGGAAGTCACGGAACCCGGTGGCGGTGACCGCGGCCTCGAGGACCGCAGGGAGGACGATCGCCAGAACCAGGCCCAGCCCGGGCCGCTGCACCCCGAACAGTCTCCGGGCCCAGGTGCGGGTCAGCGCCCAGTTCTGCGTCTGCGTCATGGCACCAGTCTCGCAGGCCTGGCCGGGCCCCGCGGAACGCCCACGGAAGGTCCGCCCCCGGGCCTCCGGGGCAGGATGGGCAGTCCTCCCCATGTCATCCGCCTTCCTTTCCGGTCCCGTCTCAGTACACTGAGCGTGATCGGTCACACCGTGCCGGATGCGCCGCCGCCTGCCGGGCCGCGTCCGGCAAGGTCACGGAAGCACTCGCGGGGAGGACAGGCCCATGGCCCACAACGACACACCGTCCGGAGCGGAGCAGCCCCCACAGGGGGATCCCGCCGGCATGCCGCCAGCGGACAGTGGTGCGGGACGGCGCAAAGACGGCTCCTCCCCCACCCCTCCCTGGCAGCCGCCTCAGCCGCCGCTGCACGAGGATTTCGCGGCGGCCGGCGCTCCCGGACAGCCGCCCTACGGCGCCGGCATTCCGCCCCACGGCGGAGCGGCTCCGGAATCTTCCCCCGCCGGGTACGGCGGCAGCGCGGCGCCCGCCGTGGACCCGTTCGCCCTCGAAGCCGAGGCCACCGAACGCCGGAACACCAAGCGGAAGCGGCGGCGCACCGTCGTCATCACCCTCGGCGTGACCGCCCTGCTGGCCGGCACGATCACTGCCGTGGTCGCCAGCCAGAACGACGACGACGATTACGCCCAGGTCTGCACCGACGAATCCACGCAGCAGCGCGTGGAGGACTCGAAGTGCGAGGATTCCGGCGCCAGCAGCACGGCCGGACGCAGCCACACGCACTACGGCTGGTACTTCTTCCCCCGCGGCAGCAGCATCCCGGCGATCGGCTCCTCCGTGAAGAACTACTCGGGCGGCACGTCCACCCTGCCCAAGGGTTCTCACGCCGCGAAGGGCTTCTCCTCCAAGGGCGGCAGCTTCACCAAGAGCACCACGAGCCGCGGCGGCTTCGGAAAGAGCTCCGGCGGCCGAAGCACGGGAGGCTGAGCATGGAACGCAAACCCGCCACCCCGCGCCCGGACTGGCGCGAGAAGATCGAATCCGTGGGACTGGTGTTCTCCACGAGCACCAAGCCGGACGGCACCCAGGTGGAGTACTGGCACGAGAACGCCTACTACGAATTCCAGATGGACGAGGTGGAACGCCTGGAACTCGTGGCCGAGGAGATGCACCGCATGTGCCTGGAGGCCGCACGCTTCCTGGGCACCGGGGCCATGGGTGACCTGGGCATCGGGCCCGAGGCGCGTGAGCTCGCCGTCGCGTCCCTCGATGCCGGCGACCTGGACATCTACGGCCGCTTCGACTTCGCCTATGACGGCAAGGGCGGGGACGCCAAGCTGTTCGAATACAACGCGGACACCCCGACTGGTCTCATCGAGGCGTCTCTGGCCCAGTGGTACTGGCTGCAGGACGTCATGCCGGAGAAGGACCAGTGGAACGGGATCCACGAGGCGCTGATCGAGCAGTGGCGGCGCTACCAGGCCCGGACCGGCATGTCCCGTCTGCACTTGGCGCACGCGGAGGAAGAGGACTCCGGCGAGGACTGGATGACCACGGGCTACATGCGGGACGTGGCCGAACAGGCCGGCTGGGCGACCGTCGGCATCAACATGTCCGACATCGGCTGGAACCACGGGTACCAGCGGTTCGTCGACATGGACGACTTCCCCATCAGCACCATCTTCAAGCTGTACCCCTGGGAGCTCATGGCCAAAGAGCCCTTCGGCCAGTACCTCCTGCGGCGTGAGGTCAACCCGCAGTGGGTGGAGCCGGCCTGGAAGATGCTGCTCTCCAACAAGGCGCTGCTCGCCGCCCTCTGGCACCTCTACCCCGGGCACCCGAACCTCCTGCCCGCGTATCTGGATTCGCCCCGCGACCTGACCGCCTGGGTGGCCAAGCCCCTGCACGGCCGCGAAGGCGACAACATCCGCATCCACGCCCCGGGCATCGACCTGGAACAGCCCGGCGACTACGGCCGCGAGGGCTGGTGCTACCAGCAGTACCAGGAGCTCCCGGACTTCGACGGCAGTCATCCGGTGCTGGGCCTCTGGGTGGTGGGCGGCGAGTCCGTGGGCTGCGGCATCCGGGAGTCGGACGGCCCTGTCACGGACTTCTTCTGCCGTTTCGTCCCGAACATCATCGACGCCCCGGCGCCCACCGCCGCGGAGCTGGAAGCCGAAGCCGCTCAGGCGTTCACAGGAGGTGCGGCATGAGCCGTCAGGGCGTCACCGACGGCGGCCCCTCGGCCGCCGTCGCCGTCACGCCGAAGGGCCTCCGGGCCGGGATCCTGGACCTGGGCGATCTGACCATGCTGGGCATGGCCTCCACGGCCCCCGTCTTCGCGCTGTCCGTGACGCTGGGTCTGATCGTGTCCCGGGTGGGCGACTTCGCCCCCTTGGCGCTCCTGCTGGGCTTCGCCCCGGTGCTCCTGGTGGCTCTGGCCTTCCGGGAGCTCAACGCGCGCGAACCCGATTGCGGCACCTCCTTCACATGGGTCCGGCGCGCGTTCGGCCCGTACAGCGGCTGGGCCGCCGGTTTCGCCACGGCCGTGGCGAGCGTGGTGGTCCTGGTGAACCTGGGTCATGTGGCGGCGCAGTACCTGTGGGCTCTCATCTCCCGGGGTTCCTGGGAGGTCTCCCCCTGGCTGACCGTGCCGACGGCGCTGGTCATCATGGCCGCCATGTGCTGGGTCAACTCGCGCGGCATCCGCATGGGCGAGAACGTCCAGCGCACCCTGACCTATGTGCAGTACATCGCCCTGGGCGTCCTGGCGATCGCCCTCGTGGTGGGTGTGGTCCGCGACGGCGCGGCCGAGGTCTTCCACTGGGGCTGGTTCGACCTGGGCGCCGCCCTCCAGGACCCGTCCCGGCTCGGCCAGGGCGTGCTCCTGGCGATCTTCCTCTTCTGGGGCTGGGACACCTGCTTCTCCCTGAACGAGGAGAGTGACGACCCCTCCCGCACTCCCGGCCGCGGCGCGCTGCTCTCCACCGTGGCCCTGGTCCTGGTGTACCTGGCCCTCACCGTGCTGCTCATGATGTTCGCCTCCACGGACACCAACGGCATCGGCCTGGGCAACCCGGACAACTCGGGCGACGTCATGGGAGCGCTGCGCGAGACGGCGCTCGGCCCGTGGGGATGGGTGGTCCTCGTGTCCCTGCTGGGTTCGATCCTCTCCGGCGCCCAGGCGACGGTGCTCCCGGTGACGCGCAGCCTGCTGGCGATGGGCCGTCAGGGCGCGCTGCCCGCACGCCTCGGTTCCGTGGAGCCGGCCACACAGGCGCCTCGCACGGTCTCCTGGGTGGTCTTCGGCGCGGCCGGGGTCTACTACCTGGTGCTGACCTTCCTGGGCGCCAACGTCATGATCGACTCGGCCAACGCCGTGACGGTCTTCATCGCCTTCTACTACGCCGTCACCGCGTTCGCGTGCGTCTGGACCTTCCGGCACACGCTGCGGGACTCGGCCCGGAACCTCTGGCTGCGGGGCATCCTGCCGCTCCTGGGCGGGGTGCTGCTCACCGTCGCGTTCGTGTCCGGGATCATTCAGTGGGCGAAGCCGGAGTTCTCCCAGACCGCTGCCGGCGGCGTGGGCGGAACCCTGGTGGTCGTGCTGGTGCTGGCCGTCCTGGGGATCGGCCTGTTGCTCTGGGCGCGCTTCTCTTCGGCGACGCGCGCCTACTTCACGTCCCGGGCGTCCTGAACTCGAGCTCGAGGGTGAACGGCTCCCCCTCCAGATCCTGGAGGGAGAGCATCCGGACCGACGCCCGCACCCATCCCCCGCTTTCGGTGAGGGTGAACGGTCCGGGCCGGTGCCCGGGCGCCTCCAGCCCGAGGTGATGCACGGAGGCGAGGAGGGTCGTGGCGCCGTCCGGTGTCATGACGGTCTCCAGCGGCGTGGTGACCGTCGGGCACCGCGCCTCGCCGAAGGCGGTGGTCCCCTGCGCTTCCCCGACGACGGCGGCGCTCCCCTGTGTGAGAGGGCGCTGGGTGAGGGGGCGCTGCGTGAGGGGGCGCTGCGTGAGAGGCCACAGGGTGGCGTGGACCCCGGGAGTGACGGCCCAGCCACCCTCGCGGACGGACCATCCGTCGTACCGCCCGGCAGGACCCGCCGGAAGCTGAACCCGGTGCACGCGCAGCTGGTAGCCGCCGCGCGCCGTCGTGCCGGTGGCGACAGTGAGGGGCTGCTCCGCCTCGTCCTCGGTGACCGTCCAGACCGGCCGGTGGAAACTCGCGGCCGCCGCGTCTGGACCTGCGCCGGAGTCTGCGCTGGACCCGGTCTCCAGGCGATGGATCCGGGTGCGCCACGAGGCGCGGCCCGCAGCGTCGAGCACGGCCAGGTGATTGTCCACCGCCTCGGAGGGGACAGGATCAGTGCCGCTGCCGAGGCCCTGCCCCGGCAGGTGCAGGGGCCCCGTGTGGCTGGAATAGGCGAAACGACTGTAGAGGGCGTTGTCGCTGCCGGGGCCGTAGTGCTTGTCGCTGCCGTGGTTGGCCAGCTGGGCGATTCCGTCCGGTCCGCGGTGCAGCAGGAAGCCGGGCCCGGGGAGGAGGACCGGGTCCGGGCTCATCGGGTCCGTCTCGGCGGGAGTGTTCCAGAAGGGGCTGTCCTCCGGGAGCAGGAGCGCCAGGAACGCCTTCGAGGACCAGTACGGCGATCCGGGTCCGGAGTAGTTCTGGATCATGGGCTCGTACGGGCCCTGCCAGCCGAGGCAGGCGATTCCGTCCGGGAAGGCTTCCGGGGTGTCGAAGTACCGGAGGGTCTCCATGGCGAGGCTCCCGGCCCGGGCCAGTGATTCCGCGTCCCCGCTGGGGTCGCCTGGTTCCAGGAACAGCGCGCCCAAGGCAAACGGAGCGGCCGCGGCGAAGCGGTAGGTGAGCGAGCGACCGTGGTGGATCGGTTCCCCTCCTCCGCCGAAGAAGGCCGGGTACGTCCGGAGGAACTCGCTCAGGCGTTCCCGGTACCGCGGCAACCGGTCCGCTGCCCAGGGGTGAGCGCCGCCGACCGACCGGTCCGCGGCGAACCGGCACCAGAGCAGCGGGTAGAGGTGCAGGGCCCAGCCGCAGTAGTAGTCGAAGAAGTCGCCGGTGCCGCCGTTGTCCCCGTCGCGGTACCAGCCATCACCCACGGACCAGTCCTCGATCCGGTCCAGGGCCGCGGTGATGTGGTCCGGGTTGTGGTCCCGGCCGACGCCGGCCAGGAACTCCGCCACGTGGGCGTTGAACAGGACCCAGTTGTTGTCCCAGGGGTCGGCGGTCCCGGCGCCCTGCAGCCAGCACGCCACCGTGTCCTGTTCCTGCGGGTCCAGGCGGTCCCAGAGCCAGGGCCGGGTGAGCTGCAGCCCGATTGCCACGGACGCCGCCTCGACCAGGGCCTGGGTCCGACTGACGACGGGGTTCCAGGATTCGTCGGCGGCTGCTGTGCGCGCCGCGTCGGCACCCTCGCCCGCTACCCGCGCCGCGCCCGCCACCAGCCCAGGGAGGTACCAGTCCAGGTGTCCGTGGGGGTCGTCGCCGCCGGACCCCGCGACCCGCAACGCCGCCAGCAGGAACGTGCGGGCGAAGCCTTCGAGTTCGTCCGAGCGGACCCCGGAGAACGCCGGGCGTCCAGGAAGCCGCAGCAAGGCGTGTCCCGGCGAGAAATACGGACGCACCGCGAGGAGCTGCCGGTCCGCGAAGCCGAACCAGTACGCGCGGCGCTGCGCGGCGTCGTCGTTCACCTGTCCATTCACCCTCTCCGTGCGCCCGGGGGCACCGCGGCGGCGGCGCTGGGCGGTCAGACCCCGGACAGCTCTTGACCACGCTAGGGGCGGGCCTGTTCAGTTGGAAGGAACGCCGTTCATCTGAAAGAAACTGAACACCCGAGGGGGATCATGCACGCCGAGGAGCGGCACGCACTCATCCAGCAGGAGCTCACGCTCTCCGGCAAGCTGATGGCGACCGAGTTCGCGGAGAAGGTCGGTGTCTCCGGGATGACCCTGCGGCGTGACCTCGCGACGCTCGAACGCCGGGGCGTGCTGCGCCGCGTCCACGGTGGGGCGGTGCCCTCCGACGACGGCCTCCCTGGTGGCGCTTCCGCCTTCCGTCCGGCCGCGCCGAGTCAGTTGACGATCGGGCTGCTGGTCCCCACCTCGCAGTACTACTTCTCCCTCATCATCAAGGGCGCAGGCCGTGCCGCCCAGCAGGCCGGCGCCCGGCTGGTGCTCGGAGTCAGCGGCTACGACCCCGACGAGGAGCTGCGGCTGCTCAAACGTTTCCTCGCGTCGCCGATCGACGCCCTGCTGATCACCCCGCTCGGCGCGGACGACGGCCCGACCCCCACCCTGGAGGCCCTCTACGACGCCCGGATCCCGGTGGTCCTGGTGGAACGGCCGCTCGAGAACGTCCTCGACCCGGGCCCGTGGGACTCGGTGTTCACCGATCACGTGCGCGGCACCGAACGCCTCGTCCGGCGCTGGGTGCAGTCCAGCGGAGGACCGGTCGCGCTCGGGATCCTCGAGGACAGCCCCAACTCGCCGCCCATCGAAGAGGGTTACCGCCGCGCTCTGGAACTCACCGGCCACGCGCCGCATGTGGTGCGGATCCCGTCCTCGGCGCATGGACATGAGGCCCACCGCACTGCGCTCGCCCGCCTCGCCGAAAGCTGCCGGGCGGAGGGCATCCGAGGCGTGCTGGTCCACAACGACGGCTGCGCGCTCGCCCTCACGGAACTGTTCCTCGAGCAGGGCGTCCGGGTCCCGGAGGATGTGGAAGTGGTGGCCTACGACGACGAGATCGCCTCCCTGGGCCTGCTCCCCCTGAGCGCCGTGGCCCCGCCGAAGTTCGAGCTGGGTCACCGTGCCGCGAGCCTCTGCCTGCAGCGGGTCCGGGACGGGTTCTGCGCCCGCGAGCGCGTGGCCCTCTCGCCGCAGTTCGTGCCACGGCAGTCCACCCGGACGCAGCTTCCGGCCGGCCTGGCGCTGTAGGGGTGGACGGGTCCGTAAGGGCGGGTCCGTCCCGGACATCCCCCGGATGCGCAGGTCACCCGGCAGCACGCCCCATTGCCCGGATCGGCATCCTCGGGGAGGGTTGATCAGGACAGATGCAGTGCTCCGAGACGTGACAGGAGAAATTCGTGACTTCCCCACACCCGGTCTTCATCGAGGAGATCCCGGTCCCCGGATCGGGACCGTACGGGATCACCATCGGCCCTGATGGCGACGTCTGGTACACCCTCGAAGGGAGCGGCGGCATCGGACGGCTGAATGCTGAAGGCATCCCTCACACCTACGACCTTGACTCCGAGTGCGGTCCGACAGTGCTCACGAACGGACCCGATGGCGCCCTCTGGTTCACCGAATACCGGTCGCACCGGATCGGGAGGATCACCCCTGACGGCGAGCTCACCGAGTATCCCCTGGAGGCCTGCGGCCCTTACGGGCTCACCCTCGGGCCGGATGACGCACTCTGGTTCACCGAGACCGTGACCGACCGCATCGGGCGGCTGTCGGCGGAAGGCACCCTGACCGAATTCCCCCTGCCGTTCGCCGAGTGCTTCCCCTCAGCGATCACGACCGGTCCGGACGGCGCCCTGTGGTTCACCATGAACCGGGCCAATGCGATCGGGAGGATGACCACCGACGGCACGGTGGACCATTACACGGTGCCCACCGCCGACTCGGGCCCGGTCGGCATCACCGCGGGCCCGGACGGCGCCCTGTGGTTCACGGAGATCGCCGCGGGCACCATCGGCCGCATCACGACGGAGGGCCTGATCACGGAATACCCGCTTCCCGACCGGACCGCCCGCCCCCACGCCATCAGCGCGGGCGACGGCCATCTGTGGTTCACCGAATGGGGCGGCAACGGCGTCGGGATCATCACCACCGAAGGACGGATCAGCACCGCCGGGTTGAAGACGCCCGCGTCGGAGCCTCACGGACTCGCCGTCGACGCCGACGGTGACTGCTGGGTGGCCCTTGAGCGCGGCCTCCTGGCCCGGTTCTCCGTGGCGGCGGATACCGCGTCGGTAGGATCACCCTCATGACGGACTCGCCCCGCAGTGGAGAGCAGCCGGAAGTCGTGCGGCTGATCGCCTGGGGTGACGAACTGCGGGAGGTGCACCAGCGGCTCCGAAAAGCGTTGCACCTCGCCCGGACCTCCCTGGAATCCAGCCCGGACGATGCTCCCGTGGGCCGTGACATCCTGTTGTTCTGCCACGGATTCTGCGCCGCATTGACAGGTCACCACCAGGGTGAGGACCGCCGGCTGTTCCCTGCGATCGAGGAGGAGCATCCAGAGCTGTCCGGCGCGCTGCGCAAACTGGCCGAAGACCACGTCCTGATCTCCCAGCTGCTGGAAGACCTGGAAGCGGCCGTGCGCAGCGCCGATCCGCCGGAACGCCTGGTCTCCCGCCTCGACGGCATCGGCGCCATCATGGAATCTCATTTCCAGTACGAGGAGAGGCAGTTGCTGACGATCCTCGACTCCCTCGAGCTGGATGCGCGGCCTCACGAGGTTCTAGGTCCGCTGTGACCCAGGGGCCGCG
The nucleotide sequence above comes from Arthrobacter woluwensis. Encoded proteins:
- a CDS encoding Vgb family protein yields the protein MTSPHPVFIEEIPVPGSGPYGITIGPDGDVWYTLEGSGGIGRLNAEGIPHTYDLDSECGPTVLTNGPDGALWFTEYRSHRIGRITPDGELTEYPLEACGPYGLTLGPDDALWFTETVTDRIGRLSAEGTLTEFPLPFAECFPSAITTGPDGALWFTMNRANAIGRMTTDGTVDHYTVPTADSGPVGITAGPDGALWFTEIAAGTIGRITTEGLITEYPLPDRTARPHAISAGDGHLWFTEWGGNGVGIITTEGRISTAGLKTPASEPHGLAVDADGDCWVALERGLLARFSVAADTASVGSPS
- a CDS encoding DUF2264 domain-containing protein translates to MNGQVNDDAAQRRAYWFGFADRQLLAVRPYFSPGHALLRLPGRPAFSGVRSDELEGFARTFLLAALRVAGSGGDDPHGHLDWYLPGLVAGAARVAGEGADAARTAAADESWNPVVSRTQALVEAASVAIGLQLTRPWLWDRLDPQEQDTVACWLQGAGTADPWDNNWVLFNAHVAEFLAGVGRDHNPDHITAALDRIEDWSVGDGWYRDGDNGGTGDFFDYYCGWALHLYPLLWCRFAADRSVGGAHPWAADRLPRYRERLSEFLRTYPAFFGGGGEPIHHGRSLTYRFAAAAPFALGALFLEPGDPSGDAESLARAGSLAMETLRYFDTPEAFPDGIACLGWQGPYEPMIQNYSGPGSPYWSSKAFLALLLPEDSPFWNTPAETDPMSPDPVLLPGPGFLLHRGPDGIAQLANHGSDKHYGPGSDNALYSRFAYSSHTGPLHLPGQGLGSGTDPVPSEAVDNHLAVLDAAGRASWRTRIHRLETGSSADSGAGPDAAAASFHRPVWTVTEDEAEQPLTVATGTTARGGYQLRVHRVQLPAGPAGRYDGWSVREGGWAVTPGVHATLWPLTQRPLTQRPLTQRPLTQGSAAVVGEAQGTTAFGEARCPTVTTPLETVMTPDGATTLLASVHHLGLEAPGHRPGPFTLTESGGWVRASVRMLSLQDLEGEPFTLELEFRTPGT
- a CDS encoding hemerythrin domain-containing protein gives rise to the protein MTDSPRSGEQPEVVRLIAWGDELREVHQRLRKALHLARTSLESSPDDAPVGRDILLFCHGFCAALTGHHQGEDRRLFPAIEEEHPELSGALRKLAEDHVLISQLLEDLEAAVRSADPPERLVSRLDGIGAIMESHFQYEERQLLTILDSLELDARPHEVLGPL
- a CDS encoding substrate-binding domain-containing protein — translated: MHAEERHALIQQELTLSGKLMATEFAEKVGVSGMTLRRDLATLERRGVLRRVHGGAVPSDDGLPGGASAFRPAAPSQLTIGLLVPTSQYYFSLIIKGAGRAAQQAGARLVLGVSGYDPDEELRLLKRFLASPIDALLITPLGADDGPTPTLEALYDARIPVVLVERPLENVLDPGPWDSVFTDHVRGTERLVRRWVQSSGGPVALGILEDSPNSPPIEEGYRRALELTGHAPHVVRIPSSAHGHEAHRTALARLAESCRAEGIRGVLVHNDGCALALTELFLEQGVRVPEDVEVVAYDDEIASLGLLPLSAVAPPKFELGHRAASLCLQRVRDGFCARERVALSPQFVPRQSTRTQLPAGLAL